A single region of the Mercenaria mercenaria strain notata chromosome 6, MADL_Memer_1, whole genome shotgun sequence genome encodes:
- the LOC128557680 gene encoding putative zinc finger protein 840, with protein sequence MASRNTKIHQTKQSSSRNAVSASTKKAHDQKDTRHIPSKAATLQTAIPRKYPCNSCAKSFSTPAELSQHKNDKHGIKPLKSMKCTALPPGANKLCSGKFSCTSCARTFSANNELVQHQRDKHQIIRPSSSHSNLVPATVNKSGAVKVSCSFCDRKFSTNPELSQHQRDKHKIDQTRVSHSAISFPGASNARNGVNCRFCSRSFVTDNELHQHQRDKHQIDEFKVRPATVVPCHENKPHIGTLRCSLCDKHFLKQNELFQHQKDKHSTSNHSATLLVTANNSGKGGSANFPARPSKPVAEHDNTCSICSSHFSSASALLQHRKDRHQARQDGSLSHSISEKKKSCNDEYKCQKCTKSFSTKSQLDQHQHDKHQNNGQVQHTPQAKNHGHNSAKGNAKQDGLTKQEKAELLRNERKKEIDEYYAKKVDIDKDEKKASVRIVNETLSKIMSHVHGQRGGDIYCPNHVKAGSFPVNTKIGKPDEFDTNICVKLGHQDVKISSDRKINYAYAQTEHATNMNVKCELGQTKRSVKVPDSYAVASVDGDKIPGDLRHGRDLIPREMRYDLYQKIKTAINELNLKYVDLSRDAHGPAITMTIRPRKQFTIQHHISVDITISLPSDKPIMKWPRKETKKAFSEKLINDVKETGTHLVPKKDEFWAISYSRAERALFSRIDEGNGCRKFVYKMLKKYMQSCKSCSKNGLPGLSSHILKTQLLWSCERRTAPEYWHHNNRDMCLIDALADLEKTLKSGHLPDYFDTKVDILKGKDAAACNELANYLHVKKTELERE encoded by the exons atgGCAAGTCGAAATACAAAAATACACCAAACAAAACAGTCCTCAAGTAGAAATGCCGTATCTGCATCTACGAAAAAGGCACATGACCAAAAGGATACCCGTCACATTCCGAGCAAAGCTGCAACATTACAGACAGCAATTCCAAGAAAATATCCTTGCAATTCCTGTGCTAAAAGTTTTTCAACGCCAGCGGAACTTTCACAGCACAAAAACGATAAACACGGAATAAAACCGCTTAAGAGCATGAAATGCACGGCTTTGCCACCCGGGGCCAACAAGTTATGCTCTGGAAAATTCAGCTGTACTTCATGTGCAAGAACATTTTCTGCAAATAATGAACTAGTTCAACACCAAAGAGACAAACACCAAATAATACGACCTAGTAGCAGCCATTCAAATTTAGTGCCAGCAACGGTGAATAAATCTGGCGCGGTGAAAGTCAGTTGTTCTTTTTGTGATAGAAAGTTTTCGACAAATCCTGAGCTATCACAGCACCAAAGAGACAAGCACAAAATTGACCAAACTAGAGTAAGTCACTCTGCAATTTCATTTCCTGGAGCCAGCAATGCCAGAAATGGTGTCAACTGTCGTTTTTGCTCAAGAAGTTTTGTCACAGATAATGAATTGCACCAACACCAAAGAGACAAACATCAGATAGATGAATTTAAAGTGAGACCCGCGACAGTGGTACCTTGTCATGAAAACAAACCACACATTGGAACACTTCGGTGTTCCCTCTGTGACAAACATTTTCTCAAACAAAATGAGTTATTTCAACACCAAAAAGACAAACATAGCACATCCAACCATTCTGCCACACTACTAGTCACGGCAAACAACTCTGGAAAAGGTGGAAGTGCAAACTTTCCAGCAAGGCCATCCAAACCAGTTGCCGAACATGATAATACTTGTTCTATATGCTCAAGCCATTTCTCGAGCGCCAGTGCGTTATTGCAACACAGGAAAGACAGGCACCAAGCAAGGCAAGACGGAAGTCTTTCGCATTCCATATCTGAGAAAAAGAAATCTTGCAACGACGAATACAAATGCCAAAAGTGCACAAAAAGTTTCTCTACAAAAAGTCAACTGGATCAGCATCAACATGATAAACATCAAAATAATGGACAAGTACAACATACACCACAAGCAAAAAACCATGGCCACAATTCGGCAAAAGGTAACGCAAAACAAGATGGGCTCACAAAACAAGAGAAAGCTGAATTGCTGCgaaatgaaagaaagaaagaaattgacGAGTATTATGCCAAGAAAGTAGATATCGATAAAGATGAGAAGAAGGCATCTGTTCGAATTGTAAATGAAACACTGTCCAAGATTATGTCCCATGTGCACGGGCAAAGAGGAGGCGATATTTATTGCCCGAACCATGTGAAAGCCGGTAGTTTTCCCGTAAACACAAAAATTGGTAAACCAGATGAATTCGATACcaatatttgtgtgaaattaggACACCAAGATGTAAAGATCAGCAGTGACAGAAAGATTAACTACGCATACGCACAG ACTGAACATGCAACAAACATGAATGTTAAATGTGAGCTTGGTCAAACCAAAAGAAGTGTGAAGGTACCGGACAGCTATGCTGTAGCATCGGTTGATGGGGACAAAATTCCTGGAGATCTTAGACACGGGAGAGATCTAATTCCACGGGAGATGAGATATGATCTTTACCAGAAAATCAAAACTGCAATAAACGAACTAAATCTGAAAT atgttgACCTAAGCAGGGATGCACATGGACCAGCTATAACCATGACCATTCGCCCACGTAAACAGTTTACTATTCAGCACCATATCAGTGTTGACATTACAATATCCCTACCAAGTGATAAACCTATAATGAAGTGGCCACGCAAAGAAACCAAAAAAGCTTTCAGCGAAAAGCTCATAAATGATGTAAAGGAAACTGGAACACACCTTGTACCAAAGAAGGACGAATTCTGGGCTATTTCGTACTCCAGAGCTGAACGAGCTTTATTCTCTAGAATTGATGAGGGTAACGGTTGCAGAAAATTTGTCTACAAAATGTTAAAGAAGTACATGCAAAGTTGTAAATCTTGCTCAAAAAACGGCTTGCCAGGATTGTCTTCACATATTTTGAAG ACCCAGTTGTTATGGTCTTGCGAGCGACGTACCGCGCCCGAGTACTGGCACCATAATAACCGTGACATGTGCCTAATCGATGCACTGGCTGATCTTGAGAAAACACTGAAGAGTGGGCATTTACCGGATTACTTTGACACAAAAGTTGATATACTTAAAGGCAAAGATGCTGCTGCGTGTAACGAACTGGCAAACTACCTACATGTGAAGAAAACCGAGCTAGAACGGGAGTGA
- the LOC123550191 gene encoding uncharacterized protein LOC123550191 — protein MGCLNSKVHKTKRSRSRSRSRNPAPRRRRKKSRRAKKAKHQETTFHGQRSAKKLQAVRKKRYSCNSCDRSFSTPFGRFQHTRDKHGRNPQNTNKYINLSSCVNKLSCLKLSCCSCVRSSSTKYEFDQHQRDTQNKEQVQNASQARKHGHNSSKGNAKQDVLTKQEKTELLRNKKKKTIDEYYAKKVEIDKDEKKASVRYVNDTLSEIMSHVHEQRGGDIYCPNHVKAGSFPVNTKIGKPDEFDTNICVKLGHQDVKVSVDGKINYAYAQTEHATNMNVKCELGQTKKGVKVPDGYAVASVDGDKIPGDLRHGNDLIPREMRYDLYQKIKTAIKELNLTDVDLSRDAHGPALTMTIHQRDRDLTIQHHISVDITLSLPSDIPIMKWPRKETKKAFSKKLINDVKETGTHLVPKKDEVWAISFSKAERTLFSRIDEGNGCRKFVYKMLKKYMQSCKSRSENGLPGLSSHILKTQLLWSCERHTAPEYWHHNNRDICLIDTLADLEKTLKSGHLPDYFDKKVDILKSKDAAACSELANYLHDKKNQFELE, from the exons ATGGGATGTCTCAACTCAAAAGTACACAAAACAAAACGGTCCAGAAGCAGAAGTAGAAGTAGAAATCCTGCACctagaagaagaagaaaaaaatccagAAGAGCAAAAAAAGCAAAACACCAAGAGACAACATTTCACGGTCAGAGAAGTGCCAAAAAATTACAGGCAGTACGTAAAAAAAGATATTCTTGCAATTCCTGCGATAGAAGTTTTTCAACACCATTCGGACGTTTTCAGCATACAAGAGATAAGCACGGTAGAAATCCGCAGAACACcaataaatacataaatttgtCGTCCTGTGTGAATAAGTTAAGCTGTTTAAAATTAAGTTGTTGTTCTTGTGTGAGATCTTCTTCTACGAAGTATGAATTTGATCAACACCAAAGAGACACACAAAATAAAGAACAAGTACAAAATGCGTCTCAAGCAAGAAAGCATGGCCACAATTCGTCAAAAGGTAACGCAAAACAAGATGTGCTGACAAAACAAGAGAAAACTGAATTGCTgcgaaataaaaagaagaaaacaattgACGAGTATTATGCCAAGAAAGTAGAAATAGATAAAGATGAGAAGAAAGCATCTGTTCGATATGTAAATGACACGCTCTCCGAGATTATGTCCCACGTGCACGAGCAAAGAGGAGGTGATATTTACTGCCCGAACCATGTGAAAGCCGGCAGTTTTCCCGTAAACACAAAGATTGGTAAACCAGATGAATTCGATACcaatatttgtgtgaaattaggACACCAAGATGTTAAGGTCAGCGTTGACGGAAAGATTAACTACGCATACGCACAG ACTGAGCATGCAACAAACATGAACGTTAAGTGTGAGCTTGGTCAAACCAAAAAGGGTGTCAAGGTTCCGGACGGCTATGCTGTAGCATCAGTTGATGGGGACAAAATTCCTGGAGATCTTAGACACGGGAACGATCTAATTCCACGGGAGATGAGATATGATCTTTACCAGAAAATCAAAACTGCAATTAAAGAACTAAATCTGACAG ATGTTGACCTAAGCAGGGATGCACATGGGCCAGCTTTAACCATGACCATTCATCAACGTGATAGAGACTTGACTATTCAGCACCATATCAGTGTTGACATTACATTATCCCTACCAAGTGATATACCTATAATGAAGTGGCCACGCAAAGAAACCAAAAAAGCTTTCAGCAAAAAGCTCATAAATGATGTAAAGGAAACTGGAACGCATCTTGTACCAAAGAAGGACGAAGTCTGGGCAATTTCGTTTTCAAAAGCGGAACGAACACTGTTTTCCAGAATTGACGAGGGTAACGGCTGCAGAAAATTTGTCTACAAAATGTTAAAGAAGTACATGCAAAGTTGTAAATCTCGCTCTGAAAACGGCTTGCCAGGATTGTCTTCACATATCTTAAAG aCCCAGTTGTTATGGTCTTGCGAGCGGCATACCGCGCCTGAGTACTGGCACCATAATAACCGTGACATATGCCTGATCGATACATTGGCTGACCTTGAGAAAACGCTGAAGAGTGGGCATTTACCGGATTACTTTGACAAAAAAGTTGATATACTTAAAAGTAAAGATGCTGCTGCATGTAGTGAATTGGCAAACTACCTACATGATAAGAAAAACCAGTTTGAACTGGAGTGA